Proteins from a single region of Oreochromis niloticus isolate F11D_XX linkage group LG7, O_niloticus_UMD_NMBU, whole genome shotgun sequence:
- the slc7a10b gene encoding asc-type amino acid transporter 1, whose amino-acid sequence MDGQNSGSICSRPHGTGTHGKKKKKIPDRVTLKKEIGLLSACTIIIGNIIGSGIFISPKGVLEHSGSVGVALVVWVLGGCIAALGSLCYAELGVTIPKSGGDYSYVTEIFGGLTGFLLLWSAVLIMYPTTLAVIALTFSSYVLQPVFPNCVPPYMATRMLSATCLLLLTWVNCSSVRMATRIQDVFTVGKLMALGLIIVVGLVQIFNGNYEALTPQVAFSLERTPSVGQIALAFLQASFAFSGWNFLNYVTEEVVEPRRNLPRAIYISIPLVTFVYTLTNIAYFSSMSPEELLSSNAVAVTFGEKLLGMFSVIMPISVALSTFGGINGYLFTSSRLCFSGAREGHLPSLLAMIHYKKCTPIPALLVCCTATIIILCIGETHNLINYVSFINYLSYGVTIAGLLYYRWKKPNLYRPIKVNLVVPVCYLMFWAVLLGFSLYSEPVVCGVGLVIMLTGVPVYFLGVHWKEKPKCIYNFIERATHVGQRLCFVVFPQLDPIELASPPEWTDRSSGRGSVSVNS is encoded by the exons ATGGATGGACAGAACAGCGGCAGCATCTGCTCCCGGCCGCACGGCACCGGGACGCacggcaagaagaagaagaagatcccCGACAGAGTGACTCTGAAGAAGGAGATCGGGCTGCTGAGCGCCTGCACCATCATCATAG GGAACATCATCGGCTCCGGGATCTTCATCTCTCCTAAGGGCGTCCTGGAGCACTCAGGCTCGGTGGGTGTGGCTTTAGTGGTCTGGGTGCTGGGAGGCTGCATCGCTGCGTTGGGCTCCCTCTGCTACGCTGAACTGGGCGTCACCATTCCCAAATCCGGAGGCGACTACTCCTATGTCACAGAGATATTTGGAGGTCTGACGGG ATTCCTCCTGTTGTGGAGCGCCGTCCTCATCATGTATCCGACCACGCTGGCCGTCATCGCACTTACCTTCTCCAGCTACGTCCTACAGCCGGTCTTCCCAAACTGCGTTCCACCATACATGGCAACACGGATGCTGTCTGCCACCTGTCTCC TGCTGCTGACCTGGGTGAACTGCTCCAGCGTCCGCATGGCCACCAGGATCCAGGACGTCTTCACGGTGGGGAAGCTGATGGCGTTGGGCCTCATCATTGTAGTTGGTCTGGTCCAGATCTTCAACG GAAACTATGAAGCGCTGACGCCTCAGGTGGCCTTCTCTCTGGAGAGGACGCCGTCGGTTGGGCAGATCGCGCTCGCCTTCCTGCAGGCGTCCTTTGCCTTCAGTGGCTGGAACTTCCTCAACtatgtgacagaggaggtggtCGAACCCAGACG GAATCTACCTCGTGCCATCTACATCTCCATCCCATTGGTGACCTTTGTGTACACGCTCACCAACATCGCCTACTTCTCCTCCATGTCGCCCGAGGAGCTGCTGTCATCCAATGCTGTGGCTGTA ACGTTTGGTGAGAAGCTGCTGGGAATGTTCTCTGTCATCATGCCGATCTCTGTGGCTCTGTCTACCTTTGGAGGAATCAACGGCTACCTGTTCACCTCTTCCAG GTTGTGCTTCTCGGGAGCTAGAGAAGGTCACCTCCCCAGCCTTCTGGCCATGATCCACTATAAGAAATGTACGCCCATCCCCGCCCTGCTCGTCTGC TGCACTGCCACCATCATCATACTCTGCATTGGAGAGACGCACAATCTGATCAACTACGTCTCCTTCATCAACTACCTGTCATACGGTGTTACCATTGCAGGCCTGCTGTACTACCGCTGGAAGAAACCCAACTTGTACCGACCAATCAAG GTGAACCTGGTGGTTCCTGTGTGCTACTTGATGTTCTGGGCAGTGCTGCTGGGATTCAGTCTTTACTCTGAGCCAGTGGTTTGCGGTGTTGGACTAGTCATCATGCTTACGGGTGTACCTGTCTACTTCCTGGGTGTGCATTGGAAAGAGAAACCAAAGTGTATCTATAACTTCATTG AGAGGGCGACACATGTGGGCCAGAGGTTGTGTTTTGTGGTCTTTCCTCAGCTCGACCCCATCGAGCTCGCCAGTCCTCCAGAGTGGACTGACCGCTCATCAGGCAGGGGAAGCGTGTCTGTCAATTCTTAA
- the faap24 gene encoding Fanconi anemia core complex-associated protein 24, with the protein MENKVPVLLNAVPPYGHIICSDKWRNSSFIQGLKGGGVKIIFETELGVADFLLPNKSSVLYVSECDIIAGSSYKRKVVRYRNAGSSFQELVLVEKTRLSEQYFPAVQKFVVFDLGLSLLPVSGQTDASQLITQMVHGEGRENPFRRKSSSRLLDPLVLALVQQIPGVGKVKALVLLRHFSSIQQLCNASPAELEPIVGQAGAQQIHSFFHKHTAGT; encoded by the exons ATGGAGAACAAAGTGCCTGTGCTGCTTAACGCGGTTCCTCCTTACGGACACATTATCTGCAGCGACAAATGGAGAAATTCGTCCTTCATTCAGGGTTTGAAAG GTGGAGGTGTGAAAATCATCTTTGAGACGGAGCTCGGAGTGGCAGATTTCCTACTGCCCAACAAAAGCAGTGTCCTCTACGTCTCTGAGTGTGACATCATCGCAGGAAGCAGCTACAAGAGGAAGGTGGTTCGCTACAGGAAC GCTGGGAGCAGCTTCCAGGAGCTGGTGTTGGTGGAGAAGACCAGACTCAGCGAGCAGTACTTCCCCGCTGTGCAGAAGTTTGTGGTGTTTGACCTCGGCCTGTCTCTGCTGCCCGTCAGCGGGCAGACTGACGCCTCACAGCTCATCACTCAGATG GTTCATGGGGAGGGTCGGGAGAACCCCTTCAGGAGGAAGAGCTCATCCCGTCTGCTGGACCCTCTGGTCCTGGCTCTGGTCCAGCAGATCCCCGGGGTGGGCAAGGTCAAAGCTCTGGTGCTGTTGCGGCACTTCTCCAGCATCCAGCAGCTCTGCAACGCCTCCCCCGCTGAGCTGGAGCCCATCGTGGGCCAGGCTGGCGCTCAGCAGATCCATAGCTTCTTCCACAAACACACTGCCGGGACCTGA